A genome region from Candidatus Rokuibacteriota bacterium includes the following:
- a CDS encoding FixH family protein — translation MTAVARSQLCSALTIVVCCAGALSAAEVRAKAEVTCQPTGKPLQYDCSIRLTHARTDAPLTDVTVMVGADMPSMPMMHNVRPMKATVGREAGSYEARLDLEMLGDWAVRLDLIGKVRDRVVKVMRFEEDRVSAANAPAKPSSPQKH, via the coding sequence ATGACGGCAGTAGCACGTTCGCAACTATGTTCTGCGCTGACGATCGTGGTCTGTTGTGCAGGCGCGCTCAGCGCTGCGGAGGTGCGAGCCAAAGCCGAGGTGACGTGTCAGCCGACTGGCAAACCGTTGCAATATGACTGCAGCATCCGCCTCACGCACGCTCGCACCGACGCGCCGCTGACCGATGTCACGGTGATGGTTGGCGCCGACATGCCGTCGATGCCGATGATGCACAATGTACGGCCGATGAAGGCGACGGTCGGCCGCGAGGCTGGTTCGTATGAAGCCCGCCTCGACCTCGAAATGCTCGGCGACTGGGCCGTGCGCCTGGATCTTATTGGCAAAGTGCGTGACCGGGTGGTGAAGGTCATGCGTTTTGAGGAAGATCGCGTAAGCGCCGCCAACGCGCCGGCGAAACCGTCATCTCCGCAGAAACATTGA
- a CDS encoding branched-chain amino acid ABC transporter permease: MDDYLIGVLSNIGVMSFLALSAYLLLLTGEISFGQQAFFAIGAYAAGIATALWGWPLAAALVWGAATGGAAAVLVGVPTLRLHGLYFAIATLAFAEMVRLLFELFRYQIPIDGELVGPNGVDGFGNIRYIFEHEVGPMQFLLVIYGLLAAALAGFMLLERSRLGVVFRMVGADEVLAELNGVAVARHKTLAACIAGAIAGVGGGLYAHLTTYVEPRIFDVMLGVHSLAYGLIGGLGTAFGPLLGVLIDIGVLESIRAFAGYRMIIFGGLVAILLILRPRGLLDEPVVHHIGRAWRRVRDRVLRSTRQPAARGG; this comes from the coding sequence ATGGACGATTATCTGATCGGCGTGCTTTCAAACATCGGCGTCATGTCGTTCCTCGCGCTATCGGCCTATCTCCTGTTGCTGACGGGCGAAATCTCGTTCGGGCAGCAGGCGTTCTTCGCCATCGGCGCCTATGCTGCCGGGATCGCGACCGCGCTGTGGGGCTGGCCGCTCGCGGCGGCGCTTGTATGGGGCGCCGCAACCGGCGGCGCGGCGGCGGTGCTGGTCGGCGTGCCGACGCTCCGACTGCACGGACTGTATTTTGCGATAGCGACGCTGGCATTCGCCGAGATGGTGCGGTTGCTGTTCGAATTGTTCCGGTATCAGATTCCGATTGACGGCGAGTTGGTCGGTCCCAATGGCGTCGACGGCTTCGGCAACATCCGCTATATCTTCGAACACGAGGTCGGGCCAATGCAATTCTTGCTGGTGATCTACGGCCTGCTGGCCGCCGCATTGGCCGGCTTCATGCTGCTGGAGCGTTCGCGCCTGGGCGTTGTCTTTCGAATGGTCGGCGCGGACGAAGTGCTTGCCGAGCTGAACGGCGTCGCCGTCGCCCGTCACAAGACGCTCGCCGCCTGTATTGCCGGTGCTATCGCGGGAGTGGGGGGCGGGCTCTATGCGCATCTGACCACCTATGTCGAACCGCGTATCTTTGACGTGATGCTTGGCGTGCACAGCCTCGCCTACGGCCTTATCGGCGGGCTTGGCACCGCATTCGGCCCTCTGCTCGGCGTGCTGATCGATATCGGCGTCTTGGAATCGATCAGAGCGTTCGCGGGTTATCGGATGATCATCTTTGGCGGCCTGGTCGCAATCCTGCTGATCTTGCGCCCGCGCGGCCTGCTTGACGAACCGGTCGTGCATCATATCGGACGCGCGTGGCGTCGTGTTCGGGATCGGGTCTTGCGATCGACGCGGCAGCCGGCGGCGAGAGGCGGATGA
- a CDS encoding branched-chain amino acid ABC transporter permease translates to MIDFAQNSIDGMMIGSSYGLLALGFTLIFGVMQRLNLSYGPSIMVGAYLGTLVYLNLAVGPIAVAAVTVVGAVLAGIYVERLCFAPMAAGAGIASMVSSFAIWMQLEQAAILLLPRHTYPFPPLTTGAPLALGPFLLRADHVIMLVCALGLSAGLQLLLYRSRYGLALRAIIGNPVAAHLVGINVKTAVRLAFAVASAIGGIAGYLVLATDQQITPMFGMWATFKGLIAMMIGGLGSIPGAILGGLLLGVLEAHSQSYFGPQVRDLAAYMLLFVCLVLRPGGLLGEAPTRETMVDHGSA, encoded by the coding sequence ATGATCGACTTCGCGCAAAATTCGATCGACGGGATGATGATCGGATCGTCGTATGGGCTGCTCGCGCTCGGGTTCACACTGATCTTCGGCGTCATGCAACGGCTCAACCTGTCCTATGGTCCATCGATCATGGTGGGGGCCTATCTCGGCACGTTGGTGTACCTGAATCTCGCCGTCGGTCCGATCGCGGTCGCGGCCGTGACGGTTGTGGGCGCGGTGCTCGCCGGCATCTATGTCGAACGGCTGTGCTTCGCGCCGATGGCGGCCGGCGCCGGCATCGCATCAATGGTGTCGAGCTTCGCGATCTGGATGCAACTCGAACAGGCGGCCATTCTGCTCCTGCCGCGCCACACGTATCCGTTCCCGCCGCTCACAACCGGTGCGCCGCTGGCACTGGGCCCGTTCCTGTTGCGGGCCGACCACGTGATCATGCTGGTGTGCGCACTGGGATTGTCAGCGGGGTTGCAGCTGCTGCTCTACCGCTCCCGCTACGGCCTCGCGCTGCGCGCCATCATCGGCAATCCGGTGGCCGCGCATCTGGTCGGCATCAATGTCAAGACCGCCGTTCGCTTGGCCTTTGCCGTTGCGTCCGCGATCGGCGGGATCGCCGGCTACCTGGTGCTCGCCACCGACCAACAAATCACCCCGATGTTCGGCATGTGGGCGACGTTCAAGGGCCTAATCGCCATGATGATCGGCGGGCTGGGCTCAATACCGGGGGCGATTCTGGGGGGATTGCTGCTGGGTGTTCTGGAAGCGCACAGCCAGTCGTATTTCGGGCCGCAAGTTCGCGATCTCGCCGCCTATATGCTGCTGTTCGTGTGTCTGGTGCTGCGGCCGGGCGGATTGCTTGGCGAGGCACCGACGCGCGAGACAATGGTCGACCACGGGAGCGCCTGA
- a CDS encoding ABC transporter ATP-binding protein, giving the protein MLDVSGLVTTYGKIEALKGVSLGVESGRITCLLGPNGAGKTTLMMTIAGILTPRRGSIRLDGTELVGLSPARIVARGVALVPENRLVFPQMSVRENLLAGAYQRRDRAEIATDIERMCNRFPRLRERYEQLAGTLSGGEQQMLAVARALMSRPRLLLMDEPSLGLAPLIVAEIFSILTELNRDGTTIFLVEQNAHMALKVAHQFFLMEQGRVTFKGTPGELAEDDVIQRAYLGTRRGAN; this is encoded by the coding sequence TTGCTCGATGTATCGGGTCTTGTCACCACCTACGGCAAGATCGAAGCATTGAAGGGCGTATCGTTGGGCGTCGAGAGCGGCCGGATCACCTGCCTGCTCGGGCCCAATGGGGCGGGCAAGACCACACTGATGATGACGATCGCCGGCATCCTCACACCGCGCCGCGGTTCGATCCGGCTTGACGGCACCGAGCTCGTCGGCCTGTCGCCGGCCCGGATCGTCGCGCGAGGCGTGGCGCTGGTGCCGGAGAATCGACTGGTGTTTCCGCAGATGAGCGTGCGCGAGAACCTTCTCGCCGGAGCCTATCAACGCAGGGACAGGGCGGAGATCGCCACCGATATCGAACGCATGTGCAATCGTTTTCCGCGCCTGCGCGAGCGATACGAGCAACTCGCCGGCACACTCTCGGGGGGTGAGCAGCAAATGCTCGCGGTGGCCCGCGCCCTGATGTCGCGGCCGCGTCTGCTGCTGATGGACGAACCCTCGCTCGGTCTCGCGCCGCTGATCGTAGCCGAAATATTCTCGATCCTTACCGAACTGAACCGCGACGGGACCACCATCTTTCTGGTTGAGCAGAACGCCCACATGGCGCTCAAGGTGGCGCATCAGTTCTTTTTGATGGAACAGGGGCGTGTGACATTCAAGGGAACACCGGGCGAGCTCGCTGAGGATGACGTCATCCAGCGCGCCTATCTTGGGACACGCCGCGGCGCGAACTGA